In Streptomyces canus, one DNA window encodes the following:
- a CDS encoding ABC transporter ATP-binding protein — MIELAGLTKRYGEKVAVNNLTFTVRPGIVTGFLGPNGAGKSTTMRMMLGLDRPTAGDVRIDGKHYDQLKDPLTYIGALLDAKAMHGGRSAFNHLLCLAQSNGIPKKRVHEVLDTVGLTAVARKKAKGFSLGMGQRLGIAGALLGDPRILMFDEPVNGLDPEGIHWIRNLMKSLAAQGRTVFVSSHLMSEMALTADHLVVIGQGRLLADTSMADFIAQNSRSYVRIRTPQRERLLDVLHAAGVTVVETGNGTLEVDGSKSEYIGELAAQHQLVLHELSPQQASLEEAFMQLTAESVEYHAHSDTPVDAPLPPQQQWGDGWKGN; from the coding sequence ATGATCGAGCTGGCGGGGTTGACGAAGCGGTACGGCGAGAAGGTGGCGGTCAACAATCTGACCTTCACCGTCAGACCGGGCATCGTCACGGGCTTCCTCGGTCCCAACGGCGCCGGCAAGTCGACCACCATGCGCATGATGCTGGGCCTGGACCGGCCCACCGCCGGGGACGTCCGCATCGACGGCAAGCACTACGACCAGCTCAAGGACCCGCTCACGTACATCGGCGCCCTGCTGGACGCCAAGGCCATGCACGGCGGGCGCAGCGCCTTCAACCACCTGCTGTGCCTCGCGCAGAGCAACGGCATCCCGAAGAAGCGGGTGCACGAGGTCCTCGACACGGTCGGTCTCACCGCCGTCGCGAGGAAGAAGGCCAAGGGCTTCTCGCTCGGCATGGGCCAGCGGCTCGGCATCGCGGGCGCGTTGCTCGGTGACCCGCGGATCCTGATGTTCGACGAGCCGGTCAACGGGCTCGACCCCGAAGGCATCCACTGGATCCGCAATCTGATGAAGTCCCTTGCCGCGCAGGGCCGTACGGTCTTCGTCTCCTCCCACTTGATGAGCGAGATGGCGCTGACGGCCGACCACCTCGTCGTCATCGGCCAGGGACGGCTGCTCGCCGACACCTCCATGGCCGACTTCATCGCGCAGAACTCGCGGTCCTACGTCCGCATCCGCACCCCGCAGCGCGAGCGGCTGCTCGACGTGCTGCACGCGGCCGGGGTGACCGTCGTGGAGACCGGCAACGGCACGCTGGAGGTCGACGGAAGCAAGTCCGAGTACATCGGTGAGCTGGCCGCGCAGCACCAGCTCGTGCTGCACGAGCTGAGCCCCCAACAGGCCTCCCTGGAGGAGGCGTTCATGCAGCTGACCGCGGAGTCGGTCGAGTACCACGCCCACAGCGACACACCCGTCGACGCACCGCTGCCGCCCCAGCAGCAGTGGGGCGACGGCTGGAAGGGGAACTGA
- a CDS encoding ABC transporter permease — protein MAATQVIRSEWTKIRSVASTVWTLSLAVVVTIGLGILISALSKNEFDNMSREDKLSFDPTFISFAGMSLGQLAMIVFGVLVVSNEYSTGMIRTSLAAVPQRGSFLVSKIAVATGLSLAVGLVTSFVTFFLGQAMLGSHRAEIGDPGVLRAVIGGGVYMTLIAMFSMGVAAMLRSPMLSLGILMPFFFLISNILGNVSATKKIGRYLPDQAGSRIMQVVTPINDDTPYGPWGGIGIMALWVAAALIGGYVLLKKRDA, from the coding sequence ATGGCGGCGACCCAGGTCATCCGCTCCGAGTGGACCAAGATCCGGTCGGTGGCCTCCACGGTGTGGACGCTCTCCCTCGCCGTGGTCGTCACCATCGGGCTCGGCATCCTGATCTCGGCCCTGTCGAAGAACGAGTTCGACAACATGAGCCGCGAGGACAAGCTCTCCTTCGACCCGACCTTCATCAGCTTCGCCGGGATGAGCCTCGGACAGCTCGCGATGATCGTGTTCGGGGTGCTCGTCGTCTCGAACGAGTACAGCACCGGCATGATCCGCACCTCGCTGGCCGCCGTGCCGCAGCGGGGCAGCTTCCTGGTCAGCAAGATCGCGGTCGCCACCGGACTCTCGCTGGCCGTCGGTCTCGTCACCAGCTTCGTGACGTTCTTCCTCGGGCAGGCGATGCTCGGCTCGCACCGGGCGGAGATCGGCGACCCGGGCGTGCTGCGGGCCGTGATCGGCGGCGGCGTCTACATGACCCTCATCGCGATGTTCTCGATGGGCGTCGCCGCGATGCTGCGCTCGCCGATGCTGTCGCTGGGCATCCTGATGCCGTTCTTCTTCCTCATCTCCAACATCCTCGGCAACGTCTCCGCCACCAAGAAGATCGGCCGGTACCTGCCCGACCAGGCCGGCAGCAGGATCATGCAGGTGGTCACCCCGATCAACGACGACACTCCCTACGGCCCCTGGGGCGGGATCGGGATCATGGCGCTGTGGGTGGCGGCGGCGCTGATCGGCGGTTATGTCCTGTTGAAGAAGCGGGACGCGTGA
- a CDS encoding ABC transporter ATP-binding protein yields the protein MIEAVGLTKRYGDKTAVYNLSFQVRPGAVTGFLGPNGSGKSTTMRMILGLDNPTSGQVTIGGYPYRRLPNAARQVGALLDAKAVHGGRAARNHLLCLAQLSGIPARRVDEVLGVVGLQDVARKRSKGFSLGMGQRLGIAAALLGDPQVLLFDEPVNGLDPEGILWVRNLMKALAAEGRTVFVSSHLMSEMALTADHLIVIGRGQLLADMSIQDFIAANSAGFARVRTPDTEPQLREKLSAAITEAGGHVLPEQDGALRVTGLPLPRISDIAHDTDVRLWELSPHQASLEEAYMRMTQGAVDYRSTIDQKAGLMQPLPPGAQPPMPVPGQGQPGWYAPPPPQQGGQPFAGPQGQAQAGPYGGPGAGMPHPYAQAGPAAAPYAAPPAQAPPGGALPAAPAPQPQTSAPAPQASAPATPTKPEDVR from the coding sequence ATGATCGAGGCAGTCGGCCTGACCAAGCGCTACGGCGACAAGACCGCTGTGTACAACCTTTCCTTCCAGGTGCGTCCCGGTGCCGTCACCGGCTTCCTGGGCCCCAACGGCTCGGGCAAGTCGACGACCATGCGGATGATCCTCGGGCTGGACAACCCCACCTCGGGGCAGGTGACGATCGGCGGCTACCCGTATCGCAGGCTGCCCAACGCGGCCCGGCAGGTCGGTGCGCTCCTCGACGCCAAGGCCGTGCACGGCGGGCGGGCAGCCCGTAACCACCTGCTGTGCCTGGCCCAGCTGTCCGGGATCCCGGCCCGCAGGGTGGACGAGGTGCTGGGCGTGGTCGGCCTCCAGGACGTGGCCAGGAAGCGTTCCAAGGGCTTCTCGCTCGGTATGGGGCAGCGGCTCGGGATCGCGGCCGCGCTGCTCGGCGACCCCCAGGTGCTGCTCTTCGACGAGCCGGTCAACGGGCTCGACCCCGAGGGCATCCTGTGGGTGCGCAACCTCATGAAGGCGCTCGCGGCGGAGGGCCGTACCGTCTTCGTCTCCTCCCACCTCATGAGCGAGATGGCGCTGACCGCCGACCATCTCATCGTCATCGGACGCGGGCAGCTGCTCGCCGACATGAGCATCCAGGACTTCATCGCCGCGAACTCCGCGGGCTTCGCGCGGGTGCGGACGCCGGACACCGAGCCGCAGCTGCGCGAGAAGCTGTCGGCCGCGATCACGGAGGCGGGCGGGCACGTCCTGCCGGAGCAGGACGGCGCGCTGCGTGTGACCGGGCTGCCCCTCCCCCGCATCAGCGACATCGCGCACGACACGGACGTACGCCTGTGGGAGCTGTCACCGCACCAGGCCTCGTTGGAGGAGGCGTACATGCGGATGACGCAGGGCGCGGTGGACTACCGCTCGACCATCGACCAGAAGGCAGGCCTGATGCAGCCCCTGCCGCCGGGCGCGCAGCCGCCCATGCCGGTCCCGGGCCAGGGCCAGCCGGGCTGGTACGCCCCGCCGCCGCCCCAGCAGGGCGGTCAGCCGTTCGCGGGCCCGCAGGGCCAGGCGCAGGCGGGCCCGTACGGCGGTCCCGGCGCCGGCATGCCCCATCCGTACGCCCAGGCGGGCCCCGCGGCTGCGCCCTACGCCGCCCCGCCCGCGCAGGCCCCGCCCGGAGGGGCCCTCCCGGCCGCACCCGCGCCGCAGCCGCAGACCTCCGCTCCAGCGCCGCAGGCCTCCGCTCCCGCCACTCCGACCAAGCCCGAGGACGTCCGATGA